One region of Desulfovibrio intestinalis genomic DNA includes:
- a CDS encoding hybrid sensor histidine kinase/response regulator yields the protein MVLEAQQGFEEGLSWGQEAMAAASVGLWVLERDVASGQMRLLTNAVTRRLLGVPDDISPEDCAEFWRTHVDSRDINRIWESLEDFKKHTEMREMRYSYNHPQLGSIRVRCGGRRVSQKGDKVLRLAGYHQDINELHAAHQALRESLSRLSLACRLGWLGVFELGRHKGKLEFTCNEVFYEQFGLREGAGAEERLAVMEKRILPEDRQRWRNLCRAEGWTVGFQEHVELRVNHPWRGLCWFALAYEVVGTQEEPRIAGYVSDVTKHRQHERVLREAKESAEAANAAKSIFLANMSHEIRTPMNGIMGMAHLVLNTELNPQQRDYVEKIHSTCESLLDIINDLLDFSKIEANHMELENLPFQPEKELEAVLALLRPRTHHKNCTLESRIDPRIPPTLMGDALRLRQILLNLGGNAIKFSERGTVRIDFQLVRRKLNNVTLACIVSDEGIGMSGEEQERIFTPFSQADTSITRRFGGTGLGLALCRRLAVLMGGRINVQSGPGKGSVFTVELPFGVGQEDMFAPDLAEADHKVEFACLQGLRVLMAEDGDINREIMEVLLSGMGVECMAVSNGQEALDAWRQHVDEIDLVLMDVQMPVMDGYTATREIRASGLPGAVDVPIVAMTAYAMRGDAERSLQAGMNAHLTKPIDVRELTLTLKRLARTCDERREAAHNTDSRNL from the coding sequence ATGGTGTTAGAGGCACAGCAGGGCTTTGAGGAAGGACTTTCGTGGGGACAGGAGGCCATGGCTGCAGCCAGTGTTGGCCTCTGGGTTCTTGAGCGCGATGTGGCTTCCGGGCAGATGCGTCTGCTTACCAACGCAGTTACGCGCCGCCTGTTGGGCGTGCCTGACGACATCAGTCCTGAAGACTGTGCGGAATTCTGGCGCACCCACGTGGACAGCCGCGACATAAACCGCATATGGGAAAGCCTTGAAGATTTTAAAAAGCACACTGAAATGCGCGAAATGCGCTACTCATACAACCATCCGCAGCTGGGTTCCATTCGTGTGCGTTGCGGTGGCAGGCGTGTTTCCCAGAAAGGCGACAAGGTCCTGCGCCTTGCAGGTTACCATCAGGACATAAACGAACTTCATGCAGCCCATCAGGCTTTGCGTGAAAGCCTGTCGCGGCTTTCGCTGGCCTGCCGTTTGGGTTGGCTGGGTGTTTTTGAACTGGGACGGCATAAGGGCAAGCTGGAGTTTACCTGCAATGAGGTTTTTTACGAGCAGTTCGGCCTGCGCGAAGGGGCTGGCGCCGAAGAGCGGCTCGCGGTTATGGAAAAGCGCATTCTGCCTGAAGACAGGCAGCGCTGGCGCAATCTTTGCCGTGCTGAAGGCTGGACTGTGGGTTTTCAGGAGCATGTGGAGCTTCGGGTAAATCATCCCTGGCGCGGCCTTTGCTGGTTTGCCCTGGCCTATGAGGTCGTGGGCACGCAGGAAGAACCCCGCATCGCCGGGTATGTGAGCGATGTGACGAAGCACCGCCAGCATGAACGTGTGCTGCGCGAGGCCAAGGAAAGCGCGGAGGCCGCCAACGCGGCCAAGAGTATATTTCTCGCCAACATGAGCCATGAGATACGCACGCCAATGAACGGCATCATGGGCATGGCGCACCTGGTGCTCAATACGGAACTCAATCCACAGCAAAGGGACTATGTGGAAAAAATTCATTCCACATGTGAGTCGCTGCTGGATATTATCAATGATCTTCTGGATTTTTCCAAGATTGAGGCCAACCATATGGAGCTGGAAAATCTGCCATTCCAGCCCGAAAAAGAGCTTGAGGCCGTGCTTGCCCTGCTGCGCCCGCGCACCCATCACAAGAACTGCACGCTTGAGAGCCGCATAGATCCGCGCATACCGCCCACCCTGATGGGCGACGCCCTGCGGCTGCGCCAGATATTACTGAATCTGGGCGGCAACGCCATCAAATTTTCAGAACGCGGTACAGTGCGCATAGACTTTCAGCTGGTGCGCCGCAAACTTAATAATGTCACTTTGGCCTGTATCGTCAGCGATGAAGGCATTGGCATGAGCGGTGAAGAACAGGAGCGTATTTTTACGCCTTTTTCCCAGGCAGACACGTCCATTACCCGCCGCTTCGGCGGCACCGGGTTGGGGCTTGCCCTTTGCCGCCGTCTGGCCGTACTTATGGGCGGGCGCATCAACGTGCAGAGCGGCCCCGGCAAGGGCAGCGTATTCACGGTGGAATTGCCCTTTGGCGTAGGGCAGGAAGACATGTTTGCCCCTGATCTGGCCGAGGCCGATCACAAGGTGGAATTTGCCTGCCTGCAAGGGTTGCGCGTGTTGATGGCTGAAGACGGGGACATAAACCGCGAAATTATGGAAGTGCTGCTCAGCGGCATGGGGGTGGAATGCATGGCCGTGAGCAACGGTCAGGAAGCCCTTGACGCATGGCGGCAGCATGTGGACGAAATTGACCTTGTTCTTATGGATGTGCAGATGCCTGTTATGGACGGCTATACCGCCACGCGCGAAATCAGGGCCAGTGGATTGCCCGGCGCGGTGGATGTGCCTATTGTGGCCATGACAGCC
- the argB gene encoding acetylglutamate kinase yields MNNAKVVIKYGGHAMDKPELCTAFATDLAQLSSQDMGFVVVHGGGPQISALLARLNIESRFENGLRVTDEATMEAVEMVLCGQVNKAVVASFAAHGVRAAGISGRDGNLLRAVVKNPALGLVGEVETVDAALPLCLLQAGFVPVVAPVASGPEGQALNINADTAAGALAGALAADYFVLISDVPGVLDAEGRLIPALTRTEIDKLRAEGVITGGMIPKVESCLHALDAGCQRALILDGRAPSSLRRYLLDDAPLGTVVVG; encoded by the coding sequence ATGAACAACGCCAAAGTTGTTATAAAGTACGGCGGGCACGCTATGGACAAGCCCGAGCTTTGCACGGCTTTTGCCACTGACCTTGCCCAGCTTTCGTCTCAGGATATGGGATTTGTGGTGGTGCATGGCGGCGGGCCCCAGATTTCCGCGCTGCTGGCGCGCCTGAATATTGAAAGCCGCTTTGAAAACGGTCTGCGTGTTACTGACGAAGCCACAATGGAAGCCGTGGAAATGGTTTTGTGCGGCCAGGTAAACAAGGCCGTTGTGGCCTCCTTTGCCGCGCACGGCGTGCGGGCGGCAGGCATTTCCGGCAGAGACGGCAACTTGCTGCGCGCTGTGGTAAAAAATCCCGCGCTGGGCCTTGTGGGCGAGGTAGAGACTGTAGACGCAGCCCTGCCCCTTTGCCTGCTCCAGGCTGGCTTTGTGCCTGTTGTGGCTCCGGTGGCCAGCGGCCCCGAAGGCCAGGCCCTGAACATCAATGCCGACACGGCCGCAGGCGCTCTGGCTGGAGCTTTGGCTGCGGATTACTTTGTGCTGATCTCCGATGTGCCGGGCGTGCTTGATGCCGAGGGCAGGCTTATTCCCGCCCTGACCCGCACAGAGATAGACAAGCTCCGCGCAGAAGGCGTCATTACCGGAGGCATGATCCCCAAGGTGGAATCCTGCCTGCACGCTCTGGACGCAGGCTGCCAGCGCGCTCTTATTCTTGATGGCCGCGCGCCCTCAAGTTTGCGCCGCTACCTGCTGGACGACGCCCCGCTGGGCACCGTTGTTGTGGGCTAA
- a CDS encoding nitroreductase family protein, with amino-acid sequence MIRNIRRNLALFLSLASLALLPAAPVNAAPVDAGAPRMELPAPDKTGGMPLMQAFAQRHSTKKGYSGAPLPAQQLSDLLWATWGVNREDGRRTAPSALNRQEVQVFVALENGVWRYETAHALVKVLDGDWRSKLGGGSLVLLFAAPAANKWSGMHVGSLYQNAGLFCASAGLGNYVHASNASALDGKLPLPDGWSVLIAQTVGIVQ; translated from the coding sequence ATGATCCGCAATATTCGGCGTAACCTTGCTCTTTTTCTGTCACTGGCTTCTCTGGCCTTGCTTCCCGCTGCCCCTGTCAACGCAGCCCCAGTGGATGCTGGCGCTCCGCGCATGGAACTGCCCGCGCCTGACAAGACCGGGGGCATGCCGCTTATGCAGGCTTTTGCCCAGCGCCATTCCACCAAAAAAGGCTACAGCGGCGCGCCGCTTCCCGCGCAGCAACTCAGTGACCTGCTTTGGGCCACCTGGGGCGTCAACCGGGAAGACGGACGCCGTACCGCCCCGTCAGCCCTGAACAGGCAGGAAGTGCAGGTTTTTGTAGCTTTGGAAAACGGCGTGTGGCGTTATGAAACCGCCCACGCCCTGGTCAAGGTTCTGGACGGAGACTGGCGCTCCAAGCTTGGCGGTGGTTCGTTGGTGCTGCTGTTTGCGGCTCCGGCGGCAAACAAGTGGTCGGGTATGCATGTGGGCTCGCTGTATCAGAACGCGGGCCTGTTCTGCGCGTCGGCAGGTTTGGGCAACTATGTGCATGCCTCGAACGCTTCCGCGCTGGACGGCAAGCTACCCCTGCCTGACGGCTGGAGTGTGCTTATTGCCCAGACTGTGGGCATTGTGCAGTAG
- a CDS encoding GGDEF domain-containing phosphodiesterase has protein sequence MHFLEDGAGGLFEGGAWPSGRTEGDPGSEINLKSWESCQIRRLLGRMEQYDRTTWLMQYESFLQQALRVVRTECLGRRFGILHADMQGFQVLNRIYGERAGNSMLRAFATFLRRCDSYVCASRVFADQFAMLFTIPPDFSLQGMAKKLVSEGEQFLAEKRNLHPRSHLAFVGGICAVDGTPESLHPLVSRADKARRALKPTLRSRCGIFTEAMEVCRLQRQSLYEDIAKALESRGVFFLLQPQIDIVTGTVVGVEALARMRTPDGKIIMPDSFVPLLEESGDITSLDFTIYGQVCKHMQRRQQSGKPMVPVSLNISREHFRNPTFVSEFHSLVQAHDIAPCWIGLEITESVFVKKLEEISESVRQFKQYGYSIWLDDFGAGYSSLNVLKDVPFDFIKIDRGLLGTGEIAPTNKSIINSVVRLAEDLNMGVLCEGVENASQRDFLSRLGRIQAQGFYYAHPMSLEDFEHLLDSGGKLHPLAGENS, from the coding sequence ATGCACTTTCTGGAGGATGGGGCGGGGGGACTTTTTGAGGGTGGCGCGTGGCCCTCTGGCCGGACAGAAGGCGACCCCGGATCAGAAATCAACCTGAAGAGCTGGGAAAGCTGCCAGATTCGCCGTCTGCTGGGCCGTATGGAACAGTATGACCGCACCACTTGGCTCATGCAGTATGAATCATTTCTGCAACAGGCACTGCGAGTGGTGCGCACTGAATGTCTTGGGCGGCGTTTCGGCATCCTGCACGCCGATATGCAGGGATTTCAGGTTCTCAACCGCATCTATGGCGAACGTGCGGGCAACAGCATGCTGCGTGCCTTTGCCACTTTTTTGCGCCGCTGCGATTCTTATGTCTGCGCCAGCCGCGTTTTTGCCGATCAGTTCGCAATGCTTTTCACTATCCCCCCGGACTTCAGCCTGCAGGGCATGGCCAAAAAACTTGTCTCCGAAGGCGAACAGTTTCTTGCAGAAAAACGCAATCTGCACCCGCGCAGTCACCTGGCTTTTGTGGGCGGCATCTGCGCTGTGGATGGCACGCCGGAAAGCCTGCACCCTCTGGTAAGCCGGGCAGACAAGGCGCGGCGCGCTCTCAAGCCTACCCTGCGATCACGCTGCGGAATTTTCACCGAAGCTATGGAGGTCTGCCGCCTGCAAAGGCAGAGTCTCTATGAAGACATTGCCAAGGCGCTGGAAAGCCGGGGCGTGTTTTTTCTGCTACAGCCACAAATCGACATCGTTACCGGAACCGTGGTGGGCGTCGAAGCTCTGGCCAGAATGCGCACGCCTGACGGCAAGATCATAATGCCCGACAGCTTTGTGCCGCTTTTGGAAGAATCTGGCGATATAACCAGCCTGGATTTCACCATTTATGGTCAGGTTTGCAAGCACATGCAGCGCCGTCAGCAGTCCGGCAAGCCGATGGTGCCTGTATCCCTGAACATCTCACGCGAGCATTTCAGAAATCCCACTTTTGTATCAGAATTTCATTCTTTGGTGCAGGCGCATGACATTGCGCCCTGTTGGATTGGGCTGGAAATCACCGAGAGCGTCTTTGTAAAAAAGCTCGAAGAAATCAGTGAAAGCGTGCGTCAGTTCAAGCAGTACGGCTATTCCATCTGGCTGGATGATTTTGGCGCGGGCTACTCCAGTCTTAACGTGCTCAAGGATGTGCCCTTCGACTTTATTAAAATTGACAGAGGACTCCTGGGGACAGGGGAAATAGCCCCTACCAACAAAAGCATTATCAACAGCGTTGTGCGCCTTGCCGAAGACCTGAATATGGGGGTTTTGTGCGAGGGAGTGGAAAACGCTTCGCAACGTGACTTTTTGTCCCGTTTGGGCCGCATTCAGGCTCAGGGATTTTATTACGCTCACCCAATGAGCCTTGAAGATTTTGAGCACCTGCTCGACAGTGGAGGAAAGCTCCATCCGCTGGCCGGGGAGAATTCCTGA
- a CDS encoding HD domain-containing protein: protein MSDTDKRVAAKTFNPDQLERIADFFNEVGMLRHTPRTGYAFLGSGKENVAEHSYRVSVIGYVLARMSDIDPARVTFLCLFHDLHEARTGDFNYVNHRYDQCQARRALEDCVEGTGLEGDVLPLWDELDASASPESILAHDADQLDLICNLKAELDKGNAFAAQWLESAVKRLRSPAAEELAQVVLRTDHNRWWYGRVEKDWWVRRGQKS from the coding sequence ATGAGCGACACAGACAAGCGGGTAGCCGCAAAGACCTTCAATCCTGACCAGTTGGAGCGCATTGCAGATTTTTTTAATGAAGTTGGAATGCTGCGGCACACGCCCCGCACCGGGTATGCCTTTCTTGGTTCCGGCAAGGAAAATGTGGCCGAACACTCGTACCGGGTCAGCGTTATAGGGTATGTGCTGGCGCGCATGAGCGATATTGATCCTGCAAGGGTCACATTTCTTTGCCTGTTTCATGATCTGCATGAGGCGCGCACGGGCGATTTCAACTATGTGAACCATCGCTACGACCAATGCCAGGCGCGGCGTGCCCTGGAAGACTGTGTGGAAGGAACCGGGCTTGAGGGCGATGTGCTGCCGCTTTGGGATGAGCTGGATGCGAGCGCAAGCCCGGAATCAATCCTGGCCCACGACGCGGATCAGCTTGACCTTATCTGTAACCTCAAAGCAGAGCTGGACAAGGGCAACGCTTTTGCCGCGCAATGGCTTGAAAGCGCGGTCAAGCGCCTGCGCAGCCCGGCGGCTGAAGAGCTGGCCCAAGTTGTGTTGCGTACCGACCATAACAGATGGTGGTATGGACGCGTTGAAAAGGACTGGTGGGTGCGCCGCGGTCAAAAGAGCTAG
- a CDS encoding sigma 54-interacting transcriptional regulator encodes MSNSILVVDDDEAHRGMLRTMLRSWGYAVEEASDGDEAVALVREKAFAVVLTDVRMARLSGINALKGILEYNPALPVVLMTAYSSVETAVEALRLGAYDYLVKPLDFDNLKSVLHQAIEHSRLSVENRELRRQLSNTASMPGIIGRSSAIAHMQEIIDTVAPTEATVLISGESGTGKELVARALHAHSSRADKIFVTVNCAALAENLLESELFGHEKGSFTGAERRREGRFAQAHGGTLFLDEVGEMPLSVQAKLLRALQQGEVQRVGSDTQLTVDVRVLAATNRDLRQEVAQKRFREDLFFRLNVISVDVPPLREREEDIPLLAAHFLEGFASRNRKVVRGFSPQALDTMLRYSWPGNVRELENAVERAVILCHGDLITGRELPSMLSCAIQEDVRPAEPDASLAGLPLDAVERRAIEETLRQAGDNKSEAARRLGITRATLHNKLRKYGLE; translated from the coding sequence GTGAGCAACAGCATTCTTGTGGTTGACGACGACGAAGCGCATCGTGGCATGCTGCGTACCATGCTCCGTTCCTGGGGCTATGCGGTGGAAGAGGCTTCTGACGGAGATGAAGCTGTAGCTCTGGTACGCGAAAAAGCTTTTGCCGTGGTGCTGACTGATGTGCGTATGGCCCGGTTGAGCGGCATAAATGCCCTCAAGGGCATTCTTGAATATAATCCCGCCTTGCCAGTGGTGCTTATGACCGCATACTCCTCCGTAGAAACTGCGGTGGAAGCCTTGCGGCTTGGAGCCTATGATTATCTGGTCAAACCCCTGGATTTTGATAACCTGAAAAGCGTGTTGCATCAGGCCATCGAACATTCGCGCCTGAGTGTTGAAAACCGTGAATTGCGGCGTCAGTTGAGCAACACCGCATCCATGCCGGGCATTATAGGCCGCAGCAGCGCTATTGCCCACATGCAGGAAATTATAGATACCGTGGCTCCCACAGAGGCCACCGTGCTTATTTCAGGAGAGTCCGGCACGGGTAAGGAGCTGGTGGCCCGCGCCCTGCACGCGCACAGCTCCCGTGCCGATAAAATCTTTGTTACGGTGAACTGCGCCGCGCTGGCTGAAAATCTTCTGGAGTCTGAACTCTTCGGCCACGAAAAAGGTTCTTTCACCGGGGCGGAGCGGCGGCGTGAAGGCCGCTTTGCTCAGGCCCACGGCGGTACGCTTTTTCTGGATGAAGTGGGCGAAATGCCTTTGTCCGTTCAGGCCAAACTGTTGCGCGCCTTGCAGCAGGGTGAAGTGCAGCGCGTAGGTTCGGACACCCAGCTTACTGTGGACGTGCGCGTTCTGGCCGCAACCAACCGTGATCTGCGGCAGGAAGTGGCGCAAAAGCGTTTTCGCGAAGACCTGTTTTTCCGGCTCAACGTCATCAGTGTTGATGTGCCGCCATTGCGCGAAAGGGAGGAGGACATTCCTCTGCTGGCGGCGCATTTTCTTGAAGGCTTCGCCAGCCGCAACCGGAAGGTCGTGCGCGGATTTTCGCCTCAGGCCCTGGACACCATGCTGCGTTATTCCTGGCCGGGCAATGTGCGTGAACTGGAAAACGCGGTGGAGCGCGCCGTCATACTGTGCCACGGCGACCTTATTACCGGGCGCGAACTACCCTCCATGCTGTCTTGCGCAATTCAGGAAGACGTGCGCCCGGCGGAGCCGGACGCATCGCTGGCTGGCCTGCCTCTTGATGCCGTGGAGCGCAGGGCCATTGAAGAAACGCTGCGGCAGGCCGGGGATAACAAAAGCGAGGCCGCGCGCCGTCTGGGTATTACCCGCGCCACCCTGCATAACAAGTTGCGTAAGTATGGTCTTGAGTGA
- the zraS gene encoding two-component system sensor histidine kinase ZraS, whose protein sequence is MSIKHEETHGAKPAMLEGPGGRLYASLKGARGVLRAPLGLLMGGAALVLALMISLLAYISIERSEAAMGRLLAEKGSSFIIAFESILRSGMRSEAGVRLQVLLEEMAASPGIVFVAVTMPDGTIVAHSDRGRLGEILQVKDVEMDEARMRELGPGMLARWGIMHLEGRRVFAVYRQFSPGATDAAKGYPTPVIFLGLDISPFEITRSQNRDYVAMLSAVTLLVGLVCLLALYYAERARESRQRQRKAEVEVRRLEGEVRRKEKLAAVGNLAAGVAHEIRNPLSSIKGYATYFGQRFPEGSEDRAAANVMVNEVDRLNRVIMDLIGLSRPSDVFPRAGSITGVVEHVVRLIRQDTEKRGVEVECRVARGVPQAMVDPERMGQALLNLCINALDAMPDGGRLTLAVAWQKKGVCLMVRDTGIGIPPRQLPHIFDPYFTTKGQGTGLGLAMVHKIVEAHNGEISVTSRQAQGDGKGETIFRIWLPEASPEPPPFVERRKRKRV, encoded by the coding sequence ATGAGTATAAAACATGAAGAGACGCACGGGGCGAAGCCAGCCATGCTGGAAGGCCCGGGCGGGAGGCTTTACGCTTCCTTGAAAGGCGCGCGTGGAGTGCTGCGCGCTCCGCTTGGTCTTTTGATGGGGGGCGCAGCGCTTGTGCTGGCTCTCATGATAAGCCTGCTTGCGTATATTTCCATTGAGCGCAGCGAAGCAGCCATGGGGCGTTTGCTGGCTGAAAAGGGCTCTTCATTTATCATTGCCTTTGAAAGTATTTTGCGCTCCGGCATGCGCAGCGAGGCTGGGGTACGCCTTCAGGTGCTGCTGGAAGAAATGGCGGCCAGCCCGGGCATTGTTTTTGTTGCCGTAACCATGCCCGACGGCACCATTGTAGCCCACAGTGACCGAGGACGTCTTGGCGAAATTTTGCAGGTTAAAGACGTGGAGATGGACGAGGCGCGCATGCGCGAGCTGGGGCCTGGCATGCTGGCCCGCTGGGGTATCATGCACCTTGAGGGGCGCAGGGTTTTTGCCGTGTACCGCCAGTTTTCGCCCGGTGCGACCGATGCTGCCAAGGGATACCCCACTCCTGTAATATTTCTTGGCCTGGATATTTCGCCTTTTGAGATCACGCGCAGCCAGAACCGGGACTATGTGGCCATGCTTTCTGCCGTGACCCTGCTTGTGGGGCTGGTCTGCCTTCTGGCTCTTTACTATGCTGAACGTGCCCGTGAATCACGCCAGCGGCAGCGCAAGGCCGAAGTGGAAGTGCGCCGTCTTGAGGGCGAGGTGCGCCGCAAGGAAAAGCTGGCGGCTGTTGGCAATCTGGCTGCCGGGGTGGCGCATGAGATCCGCAATCCCCTCAGCTCCATCAAGGGCTACGCCACATATTTCGGCCAGCGCTTTCCCGAAGGCAGCGAAGACCGTGCCGCGGCCAATGTTATGGTCAACGAGGTGGACAGGCTCAACCGCGTCATTATGGATCTTATCGGGCTTTCGCGCCCCAGCGACGTGTTTCCCCGGGCAGGCAGCATCACGGGGGTTGTGGAGCATGTGGTACGCCTTATCCGGCAGGATACGGAAAAGCGCGGCGTTGAGGTTGAGTGCAGGGTTGCCCGCGGCGTGCCGCAGGCTATGGTGGACCCCGAGCGCATGGGGCAGGCTTTGCTGAACCTCTGCATCAATGCTCTGGACGCCATGCCCGACGGGGGCAGGCTGACGTTGGCCGTGGCCTGGCAGAAAAAGGGCGTGTGCCTTATGGTACGCGACACGGGTATAGGCATTCCCCCGCGTCAGTTGCCGCATATTTTTGATCCCTACTTTACTACCAAGGGGCAAGGCACCGGGCTGGGGCTGGCTATGGTGCACAAGATTGTCGAAGCCCACAATGGCGAGATCAGCGTTACTTCCCGGCAGGCGCAGGGGGATGGAAAGGGGGAAACCATCTTCCGCATCTGGCTGCCAGAGGCATCGCCCGAGCCGCCGCCATTTGTTGAGCGCAGAAAAAGAAAGCGCGTGTGA
- a CDS encoding methyl-accepting chemotaxis protein: MKIGIMSKMMLTILVPSMLGLTAVCALSYWQAENSLTHQIAHEFDSVIDKQIDGLGTVQQMTHGLIRTNAESAHAKKALLTRGGNQSDILQVSEPDVQSILDDLAQHFGMVDGAGLVDSTGVVVAHTSREMIGSNLRERKSVQMALGGQMSMENLRSHSGEMSTMVAAPVKLQGKTQGVLYGYMSLAKLSVDTTDTIKMGTKGFCAVYDNKGTALMHPDKAMLGKDCSSEPFVQAAIGGGSGRTTYMRDDREMVAYYRHMPESNWHVVMVADRDEMLAPTSKLLKANVLMGLITAVVLGCVIVFVARGISRSLKTGERYVQAVAGGNFNPSPQDEAALTKAAQRSDEIGGLSSGIQSMVGKLRGLFSESEEKAHQAELASGEARVAMEEAQVARKEAENARQDGMLAAAEQLENSIGIISSASTELAAQVEQSDRSASESAQRLAEAATAMNEMNATVQEVARNASAASEASADTREKARSGAQIVERAVQSIESVRHTSEALKGDMAELNSHAQSITQIMNVISDIADQTNLLALNAAIEAARAGDAGRGFAVVADEVRKLAEKTMASTQDVSQAIKSIQDSTAKSMGSMDNAVNQIARATDFANQSGQALEEIVATVESTADQVNAIATASEEQSAASEEINRSIVHVNEISRQSAIAMAEATQAVSDLAAQAHTLKNLVAQMKLG, encoded by the coding sequence ATGAAAATTGGAATTATGAGCAAGATGATGCTCACTATCCTGGTTCCGTCCATGCTTGGTCTGACGGCAGTGTGCGCGCTAAGCTACTGGCAGGCAGAGAATTCTCTTACGCATCAAATTGCGCATGAATTTGATAGTGTTATAGATAAACAGATTGACGGTCTAGGCACTGTGCAGCAGATGACGCACGGCCTTATAAGAACCAACGCAGAATCGGCCCATGCCAAAAAAGCCCTGCTCACACGCGGGGGCAACCAGTCAGACATACTGCAGGTTTCCGAGCCGGATGTTCAGAGCATACTTGATGACCTTGCCCAACATTTTGGCATGGTTGACGGCGCTGGCCTTGTCGATTCCACGGGTGTGGTAGTGGCTCATACCTCCCGGGAAATGATCGGCAGCAACTTGCGGGAGCGCAAGTCGGTGCAGATGGCTCTTGGCGGCCAGATGAGCATGGAAAACCTGCGCAGCCATTCGGGTGAGATGTCAACGATGGTGGCGGCCCCGGTGAAGCTTCAGGGCAAAACGCAGGGCGTGCTGTACGGCTACATGAGCCTTGCAAAATTGAGCGTCGACACCACAGACACCATCAAGATGGGCACAAAAGGCTTCTGCGCGGTCTATGACAACAAAGGGACTGCGCTCATGCATCCTGACAAGGCTATGCTGGGCAAGGATTGCAGCAGCGAACCCTTTGTACAGGCTGCCATAGGCGGCGGCAGCGGGCGCACGACCTATATGCGCGACGACCGCGAAATGGTGGCCTACTACCGTCATATGCCTGAAAGCAACTGGCATGTGGTTATGGTGGCCGACAGGGACGAGATGCTTGCTCCCACCAGCAAGCTGCTGAAGGCCAATGTGCTCATGGGTCTTATAACTGCGGTTGTGCTGGGCTGCGTCATCGTATTTGTGGCTCGCGGCATATCGCGGTCCTTGAAGACCGGGGAGCGCTATGTGCAGGCAGTGGCAGGCGGCAACTTCAATCCTTCGCCACAGGACGAGGCAGCGCTGACCAAGGCCGCCCAACGCAGCGATGAGATTGGCGGGCTTTCAAGCGGCATTCAAAGCATGGTGGGCAAATTGCGCGGGTTGTTCAGCGAAAGCGAAGAAAAGGCGCATCAGGCTGAGCTGGCCTCAGGTGAAGCCCGCGTGGCTATGGAAGAAGCGCAGGTGGCCCGCAAAGAAGCCGAGAACGCTCGTCAGGATGGCATGCTGGCCGCAGCTGAACAGCTGGAAAATTCCATTGGCATCATTTCTTCCGCCTCTACAGAGCTGGCGGCACAGGTTGAACAATCTGACCGCAGCGCTTCAGAATCGGCACAGCGTCTTGCCGAGGCTGCCACGGCCATGAACGAAATGAACGCCACAGTGCAGGAAGTGGCCCGCAACGCCAGCGCGGCTTCAGAAGCCTCTGCAGACACAAGGGAAAAGGCCAGATCTGGCGCGCAGATTGTGGAGCGGGCCGTGCAGAGCATCGAGTCCGTGCGCCATACGTCTGAGGCACTCAAGGGCGACATGGCTGAACTCAATAGCCATGCCCAGAGCATCACGCAAATTATGAATGTCATTTCAGACATTGCCGACCAGACCAACCTGCTGGCCTTGAATGCGGCCATCGAAGCGGCGCGGGCGGGCGACGCCGGGCGCGGCTTTGCCGTTGTGGCCGACGAAGTGCGCAAGCTGGCTGAAAAAACCATGGCGTCTACCCAGGATGTCAGCCAGGCCATCAAATCCATTCAGGACAGCACTGCCAAGAGTATGGGATCTATGGATAATGCGGTAAATCAGATTGCCCGTGCCACGGATTTTGCCAATCAGTCCGGGCAGGCGCTGGAGGAAATAGTCGCCACAGTGGAATCCACGGCAGATCAGGTTAATGCCATCGCCACGGCCAGCGAAGAGCAATCAGCCGCCAGCGAAGAGATCAACCGGAGCATCGTGCACGTCAATGAAATATCGAGGCAAAGCGCCATTGCTATGGCTGAAGCTACGCAGGCCGTTTCGGATCTGGCGGCGCAGGCGCACACCCTCAAGAACCTTGTGGCCCAGATGAAACTTGGCTAG